One Alteromonas sp. KC3 DNA segment encodes these proteins:
- a CDS encoding retropepsin-like aspartic protease family protein: MKRFFSVLLFSLCALTAPVLAIEHNVPLSQSSGGTLYLEATLESKFKTSFLLDTGSSLVTLNQATFDALTRDQKLTATRTSAARMANGKILTVSQYQLNSVRIGDTCEVGPVEVAVLPKGNNILGINTLLRVAPLTITSNSVVLSGCE; this comes from the coding sequence GTGAAGCGTTTTTTTTCGGTTTTGTTATTCTCATTATGCGCTTTAACGGCACCCGTCTTAGCCATTGAACACAACGTTCCGTTGTCACAAAGCTCAGGAGGCACACTCTACTTAGAAGCAACATTGGAGTCGAAATTCAAAACGTCTTTTTTGCTGGATACCGGTTCTAGCTTAGTTACGCTTAACCAAGCGACCTTTGATGCCTTAACCCGAGATCAAAAACTCACCGCCACGCGCACCTCTGCCGCCAGGATGGCCAATGGCAAAATATTAACGGTTTCTCAGTATCAACTAAACTCGGTGCGCATCGGCGATACGTGTGAAGTAGGCCCAGTTGAGGTAGCGGTTTTGCCCAAAGGGAATAACATTCTTGGAATTAATACGCTATTGCGTGTTGCGCCATTAACTATTACGTCGAACTCAGTGGTATTGTCGGGCTGTGAGTAG
- a CDS encoding zinc-binding dehydrogenase: MTTSKQLFTHISSEGELTVSLKEVEVPQPKPHEVIVRMEASPINPSDMWPMFGPASLDKATFDESKNALVAPVHKPLLARIKSRLDQTLPIGNEGAGTVVAAGDSPEAQALMGKTVSILTGAAYTEHACVPVQACLPHLDGTTAQQAASSFVNPLTALGMVETMRMEGHKALVHTAAASNLGQMLNKICLEQGVELVNIVRSQQQVDILKAIGAKIVLDSSSENFKAELYQAIDSTGATLAFDAIGGGELVSDILTMMEASGSKDAKGFNTYGSDSNKQVYIYGGLDFSPTILNRAYGMTWGIGGWLLMRFLGKLDKKRVGELYQKVAMEINTTFASSYSKELSLEEALQPENVALYNAKKTGEKYLIVPNKG; the protein is encoded by the coding sequence ATGACTACATCTAAACAGTTATTTACGCATATCTCATCTGAAGGTGAACTTACGGTTTCTTTAAAAGAGGTTGAGGTACCACAACCTAAGCCACACGAAGTCATTGTTCGTATGGAAGCATCTCCAATCAATCCTTCTGACATGTGGCCAATGTTTGGGCCGGCTAGCTTAGACAAAGCAACATTTGACGAAAGTAAGAATGCACTCGTTGCCCCCGTACATAAGCCACTGCTCGCACGTATCAAGTCGAGACTTGATCAAACCTTACCCATCGGCAATGAAGGGGCTGGAACGGTAGTCGCAGCGGGTGATAGCCCAGAAGCGCAAGCGTTAATGGGTAAAACCGTGTCAATTTTGACAGGTGCTGCGTACACCGAGCACGCATGCGTGCCTGTGCAAGCGTGTTTACCTCACTTAGATGGCACTACGGCACAACAGGCTGCGTCATCATTTGTTAACCCGTTAACTGCTTTAGGTATGGTAGAAACCATGCGTATGGAAGGGCACAAGGCGTTAGTGCATACCGCAGCGGCTTCGAACCTAGGGCAAATGCTTAACAAGATTTGTTTAGAGCAAGGTGTTGAGCTGGTCAACATTGTGAGAAGTCAGCAGCAAGTCGACATTCTAAAAGCTATTGGCGCTAAAATTGTACTTGACTCTTCAAGCGAGAATTTCAAAGCAGAACTTTATCAAGCAATTGATAGCACGGGCGCTACGCTTGCCTTCGATGCTATCGGCGGCGGCGAATTGGTAAGCGATATTCTTACTATGATGGAAGCGTCGGGCAGTAAAGATGCGAAAGGGTTTAATACCTATGGCTCTGACAGCAACAAGCAAGTCTATATCTACGGTGGTCTAGACTTCTCACCCACTATTTTAAATCGTGCTTATGGCATGACATGGGGAATAGGCGGTTGGTTGCTTATGCGCTTCCTTGGCAAGCTTGATAAAAAGCGTGTGGGCGAGTTGTATCAAAAAGTGGCAATGGAAATTAACACCACCTTTGCGTCGTCTTATTCAAAAGAGCTTTCACTTGAAGAAGCGTTACAGCCAGAAAATGTGGCTTTGTATAATGCTAAGAAAACAGGTGAGAAGTACCTGATTGTACCTAATAAAGGCTAA
- a CDS encoding SAM-dependent methyltransferase — protein sequence MENAKKGELVIVGTGISVAGQMTLATKSHIENADIVFMGIMNKVGEHAVRKLNANSISLDDLYEEGKSRALTYKQMTDRIVQAVIDGQKVCAAFYGHAGVFVTPSHDAINQVRELGYSATMLPGVSAEDCLIADLGIDPSKFGCQSYEATQFLFRDYRIDPHMTQIIWQIGLVGEASLSVLDATHNRPGLALLTEILLEHYPDDHELIIYEAPTLPISEPVIQKVTLSNLINAETTLVSTLVIPSLGLPAYRQDRLSKLGLTEQQVVSFRNPTSITEGN from the coding sequence ATGGAAAACGCCAAAAAAGGAGAGCTTGTCATTGTCGGCACCGGCATTAGTGTAGCCGGCCAAATGACATTAGCAACCAAAAGCCACATAGAAAATGCCGACATTGTGTTTATGGGCATCATGAACAAAGTGGGCGAGCATGCTGTTAGAAAGCTCAATGCAAACAGCATTTCACTAGACGACCTTTACGAAGAAGGTAAGTCTCGCGCACTTACCTACAAACAAATGACTGACCGCATCGTACAAGCGGTAATTGATGGACAAAAAGTATGTGCAGCCTTTTACGGTCACGCTGGTGTGTTCGTCACTCCTTCACACGATGCCATCAATCAAGTACGTGAGTTAGGCTACAGCGCAACTATGCTGCCTGGTGTGTCTGCAGAAGACTGCCTTATTGCAGATTTGGGCATAGACCCTTCAAAATTTGGCTGCCAGTCTTACGAGGCCACACAATTTCTATTTCGCGATTATCGTATCGACCCGCACATGACCCAAATTATTTGGCAAATTGGATTGGTGGGTGAAGCCTCATTAAGCGTACTTGACGCTACACATAATCGTCCTGGTCTTGCGCTATTAACTGAAATACTGCTTGAACATTACCCAGACGATCACGAACTCATTATTTACGAAGCCCCTACTCTTCCAATCAGCGAGCCCGTAATTCAAAAAGTGACGCTTAGCAATTTGATTAATGCCGAAACGACTTTAGTTTCCACCTTAGTGATCCCATCGCTAGGCTTGCCAGCCTATCGCCAAGATAGATTGTCCAAGCTTGGTTTAACAGAGCAACAAGTAGTAAGTTTCAGAAACCCAACCTCCATTACTGAAGGAAATTGA
- a CDS encoding tetratricopeptide repeat-containing hybrid sensor histidine kinase/response regulator, protein MRYLFLIATITLFWVMVPAFAYQTQQGNAYVATSLIDGLKERIQKGDPTVDETFQTLDNFFASNSDDYEKARFLNLRSYQFILKQDYISAYEVILQARELAESSDNTLAFAESYRLEGLILDFSGEHASSIEAFNRALALYNEMQSDRVLFVYSSMGNVYSSLKDYEQILAFAKKYQQTAQRLYSQKDEGVAYFFQGYAQSKMGMYKEAQVSLLLAEELLSDIQYPFIGIVYSAMADLHIAQNNLSEALKKLNEAAEADRKVAFRYNEGAYILQLAEIYERRGEIELAIAELNAGLNSDAIQNDKSLLLGALEQLISLSKSNSDYRAALDYAEQYRQVYEQSFNEQQSRSLALNRIRLAISEKEETIKLLEKDNLLKEQRNLIQQKQNTYQLYFIAIVFFFLLLVIGLWLRTRHQRKALNTVTLDLQKATEAKSDFLARMSHEIRTPLNAIIGLTKLSQRAAENEEQQTNLIQIESASHTLLGVINDILDFSKIEAGKLTIESTQFNLDTLVNQTIRLHLGRANEHHIELIQYIARDVPLHLIGDPLRIQQILSNLVSNALKFTEEGLISVSVRCKQADDDIQLEFEVKDTGIGLSSQQKAKLFKPFNQGDESISRRYGGTGLGLAICQQLAALMDGEIWVESQLGKGSSFYFTVQVKRDPAKQLVSPSKQLSALKVLIADDVSLSRRAITEALSSANIQSDTATGGQEAIAMLREAVSQNAPYDVMILDWKMPDIDGLEVAAIMKQELSNKIPKVIMLSAFDSPRMREQARQLGIHTFIKKPLGTSELIDRLQELCLNMPARTLATDEFAIPDFSNKKILFAEDNALNQKVTLGLLADTNANVKVASNGLEAVNILREDSTYDAVLMDIQMPVMDGLAATQVIRKELNLSLPVIAMTAHAMQQDIEKSYNAGMNEHINKPIEPKTFFDVLSKAMKVNTVRQAPDNASDNAVQSAISFKQSTLSVIDKPRAMRKLRGNELLYNELLKDFIGLQGELDSLRKAIDENDYATISRVAHIYITALRYIGAFALAELTSAVELTIVQNEHKTTKGFSEQLNVLYNEIAKMKVRIEAQIGAS, encoded by the coding sequence ATGCGTTACCTGTTTCTCATTGCAACCATCACCCTATTTTGGGTGATGGTGCCTGCGTTTGCCTACCAAACGCAGCAGGGTAACGCATACGTCGCCACTAGCTTAATTGATGGGCTTAAAGAACGTATACAAAAAGGCGACCCTACCGTTGACGAAACATTTCAAACCCTCGACAACTTTTTTGCTTCAAACTCAGATGACTATGAAAAAGCGCGTTTCTTAAATTTACGATCGTACCAATTCATTTTAAAGCAAGACTACATAAGCGCATATGAAGTAATACTTCAGGCCCGCGAACTTGCTGAATCAAGCGACAATACGCTTGCCTTCGCCGAGTCGTACCGATTAGAAGGGCTAATACTCGACTTTTCTGGCGAACACGCCAGTTCTATTGAGGCCTTTAATCGAGCACTCGCGCTGTATAACGAAATGCAGAGCGACCGCGTTTTGTTTGTGTATAGTTCAATGGGCAATGTGTACTCGTCGTTAAAGGATTACGAGCAAATACTTGCCTTTGCCAAAAAGTACCAACAAACGGCACAGCGCTTATACAGTCAAAAAGACGAAGGCGTGGCCTACTTTTTTCAAGGGTATGCGCAAAGTAAAATGGGCATGTACAAAGAGGCACAAGTTAGCCTGCTATTGGCAGAAGAGTTACTCAGTGACATTCAGTACCCTTTTATCGGTATTGTTTACAGTGCCATGGCTGACTTGCACATTGCACAGAACAACCTAAGCGAAGCGCTTAAAAAGCTTAACGAAGCCGCCGAGGCTGACCGCAAGGTGGCTTTTCGTTACAACGAAGGCGCCTATATTCTTCAGCTTGCAGAAATCTATGAACGACGCGGTGAAATAGAACTGGCGATAGCTGAGCTAAATGCTGGGCTAAATTCAGATGCTATCCAAAACGATAAGTCACTATTGCTAGGTGCGCTTGAACAGCTTATTTCACTTTCTAAATCGAACAGTGACTATCGTGCGGCATTAGATTATGCCGAGCAATACAGGCAAGTGTATGAGCAAAGCTTTAATGAACAGCAATCTCGCTCACTAGCGCTTAATCGAATTCGCTTAGCAATCTCAGAAAAAGAAGAAACAATAAAACTGCTGGAAAAAGACAACTTATTAAAAGAACAGCGCAATCTTATTCAGCAAAAGCAGAACACCTATCAACTTTACTTCATTGCTATTGTGTTCTTTTTCTTGCTGTTAGTCATTGGCCTATGGTTACGCACGCGACACCAAAGAAAAGCGCTCAATACCGTTACTCTTGATTTACAAAAAGCCACTGAAGCTAAGTCTGACTTTCTTGCCCGCATGAGCCACGAAATACGCACACCGCTAAATGCAATTATAGGCCTAACTAAGCTTTCTCAGCGTGCTGCTGAAAATGAAGAACAGCAAACTAACCTTATTCAAATAGAATCAGCGTCGCATACCTTGCTTGGCGTGATTAACGACATTCTAGACTTTTCCAAGATTGAAGCAGGAAAACTGACAATTGAGTCGACGCAATTCAACTTAGATACCTTGGTGAATCAAACCATACGACTGCATTTGGGGCGCGCAAATGAACACCATATTGAGCTAATCCAATATATTGCCAGAGATGTGCCTTTACACCTGATTGGCGATCCATTGCGCATTCAGCAGATACTGAGCAACTTGGTCAGCAATGCGCTCAAGTTTACCGAAGAGGGTCTCATATCGGTGAGTGTAAGGTGTAAGCAGGCAGACGATGATATTCAGCTAGAGTTTGAAGTGAAAGACACGGGTATTGGATTAAGCAGCCAACAAAAAGCCAAGCTGTTTAAACCGTTTAATCAAGGCGATGAATCGATTTCTCGTCGCTATGGTGGCACCGGATTAGGGCTTGCAATATGCCAACAACTTGCCGCATTGATGGACGGGGAAATTTGGGTAGAAAGTCAGCTGGGTAAAGGTTCAAGCTTTTACTTCACCGTACAGGTTAAGCGTGACCCCGCCAAACAACTAGTATCACCCTCTAAGCAACTATCTGCTCTTAAAGTACTAATTGCCGATGACGTTAGTTTGTCTAGACGCGCCATTACCGAGGCGTTATCGAGTGCCAATATACAATCAGATACAGCAACTGGTGGGCAAGAAGCCATTGCCATGTTGCGTGAGGCGGTGTCGCAAAACGCCCCCTATGATGTAATGATTTTAGATTGGAAGATGCCCGATATCGACGGCTTAGAAGTGGCTGCAATAATGAAGCAGGAGCTCTCAAACAAAATACCCAAAGTGATTATGTTGTCGGCGTTTGATTCGCCTCGAATGCGCGAACAGGCAAGACAACTTGGGATCCATACCTTTATCAAAAAACCGCTAGGTACTAGTGAGCTCATAGACAGATTACAAGAACTTTGCTTAAACATGCCTGCGCGCACTCTCGCCACAGATGAATTTGCGATACCTGATTTTAGCAACAAAAAGATTCTGTTTGCCGAAGATAACGCACTAAACCAAAAAGTAACGTTAGGGCTGCTTGCCGATACTAATGCGAATGTGAAAGTGGCAAGTAATGGCTTAGAAGCGGTTAATATTCTTCGCGAAGATTCAACCTACGACGCGGTATTGATGGATATTCAAATGCCAGTTATGGATGGATTAGCGGCAACTCAAGTAATACGAAAAGAGCTCAACTTATCGCTGCCAGTAATTGCGATGACCGCACATGCAATGCAGCAAGACATCGAAAAAAGCTACAATGCAGGTATGAATGAACACATCAACAAGCCTATTGAGCCGAAGACGTTTTTCGATGTCTTGAGCAAGGCGATGAAGGTTAACACAGTGCGCCAAGCACCTGATAACGCTAGTGACAATGCGGTTCAGTCTGCCATTTCTTTCAAGCAAAGCACCCTTTCAGTTATTGATAAGCCAAGAGCTATGCGTAAGCTTCGAGGTAACGAGCTGCTGTATAACGAGTTACTTAAAGACTTTATTGGGTTACAAGGCGAGCTTGATTCACTGCGCAAAGCAATTGATGAAAACGACTACGCCACAATTTCACGTGTTGCCCACATTTACATTACTGCGCTTAGGTATATTGGCGCCTTTGCATTGGCCGAGCTAACCAGTGCTGTTGAACTAACCATAGTGCAAAATGAACACAAAACCACTAAGGGTTTTAGTGAGCAATTAAACGTGCTTTATAATGAAATTGCTAAGATGAAAGTAAGAATAGAAGCCCAAATTGGGGCTAGCTAG